A stretch of Puniceicoccaceae bacterium DNA encodes these proteins:
- a CDS encoding thioredoxin family protein, which yields MTCFPNIPLSRPLAKSAMAAALLLAVALQSVSGEPVPFQQGANVHTRLVSDWGSRDGDRFHAVVEFRIDEAWHTYWKNPGTTGMSTTIHWSLPEGMTIESTYQSIPQLYSNRGLVDYVHEDTALFIAEIRVDPQQLSNTTPLRLEARVEWLECEKVCMPGMSELQLDLNDTTQLPSGLGEQIDSLVNAYTDVYPGNYSIAGDQVQIHLDFLPDPSLVDDSFHFFPEMPIVDAAAPQHLTRTDAGLRLQSRKAAHAETPTESIKGWLVATDPSGQQTAWRTELTLDPSATKASAAPAEATAPTNLTLLVGLAFLGGLILNLMPCVFPVIGLKIMGFVEQAGQERRKIILHGLIFTAGVLVSFWVLSSVLLLLRAGGEQLGWGFQLQEPWFNYALILLMLAFALSLSGVFEFGMSAVGVGSDLQHKSGPMGSFFSGVLATIVATPCSAPFLAPALGAALALEAWQAMLLFTFIALGLSTPYLLLSLFPSTLKVLPRPGAWMETFKQFMAFPLYGTAAYLLWALIGQIDDTNQLNLLLSLALFAMAFWIYGRWAAPHRRAKVRRSAIMAGLALMVLSVWIGHPRVQKEFWEPWSPERVEQYVREGRTVYVDFTARWCATCQVNKRVVFGSQEVIDAFERNNIVALKADWTNRDPRITERLHQLGKAAVPVNLVYKNGENEPIILPEVLTPGIVLEALNSN from the coding sequence ATGACTTGCTTTCCCAACATCCCATTGAGTCGTCCACTCGCAAAATCTGCAATGGCTGCTGCGCTTCTGCTGGCCGTTGCCCTGCAGTCCGTTTCTGGAGAACCAGTACCATTTCAACAGGGAGCAAACGTACACACACGACTCGTCTCCGACTGGGGGTCAAGGGATGGTGATCGCTTTCACGCTGTGGTGGAATTCCGTATCGATGAAGCATGGCACACCTATTGGAAGAATCCGGGGACTACGGGCATGTCCACGACAATCCACTGGTCTCTCCCAGAGGGCATGACCATCGAATCCACCTACCAAAGCATACCGCAACTCTACTCTAACCGGGGACTGGTCGACTACGTGCATGAGGACACAGCCCTGTTCATCGCAGAGATTCGGGTGGACCCGCAGCAACTCTCCAACACAACCCCACTCCGCTTGGAGGCCCGCGTGGAATGGCTCGAATGCGAGAAAGTCTGCATGCCCGGGATGAGTGAACTCCAGCTCGACCTCAATGACACCACCCAGCTTCCCAGCGGACTTGGAGAGCAGATTGACTCCCTCGTGAACGCCTACACCGATGTCTACCCCGGAAACTACAGCATTGCCGGTGATCAGGTCCAGATTCACCTGGATTTCCTACCCGACCCCTCTCTTGTTGATGATTCCTTCCACTTTTTCCCCGAAATGCCCATCGTCGATGCGGCTGCACCCCAACACTTGACTCGAACTGACGCAGGTCTTCGCCTGCAATCCCGCAAGGCCGCACATGCCGAAACTCCAACCGAGTCCATCAAGGGCTGGCTCGTCGCCACCGATCCGAGCGGTCAACAAACTGCTTGGCGAACGGAACTCACCCTCGACCCGTCAGCCACAAAAGCGTCCGCTGCACCCGCCGAAGCAACCGCACCGACCAACCTTACGCTGCTCGTGGGGCTGGCCTTTCTTGGTGGCCTGATCCTCAACCTCATGCCCTGTGTTTTTCCGGTCATCGGTCTGAAGATCATGGGGTTTGTAGAACAAGCTGGCCAGGAGCGACGAAAAATCATCCTGCATGGACTCATCTTCACCGCCGGGGTTCTAGTGTCCTTCTGGGTACTCTCATCCGTATTGCTGCTGCTTCGTGCTGGAGGCGAGCAATTGGGCTGGGGCTTTCAACTGCAGGAACCCTGGTTCAACTATGCCCTGATTCTACTGATGCTTGCCTTCGCGCTCAGCCTGAGCGGCGTTTTTGAGTTCGGCATGTCTGCAGTGGGGGTCGGAAGTGATCTCCAGCACAAATCCGGACCCATGGGTTCCTTTTTTTCCGGCGTGCTCGCCACCATCGTAGCCACACCCTGCAGCGCTCCATTTCTCGCGCCAGCACTGGGAGCCGCACTGGCCCTCGAGGCTTGGCAGGCCATGCTGCTGTTCACCTTTATCGCACTGGGACTTTCGACCCCCTACCTGTTGCTGAGCCTTTTCCCGTCCACCCTCAAGGTGCTGCCCCGCCCGGGCGCATGGATGGAAACCTTCAAACAGTTCATGGCATTCCCGCTCTATGGAACCGCCGCTTATCTTCTCTGGGCACTGATTGGACAAATTGATGATACCAACCAACTGAACCTTCTGCTCAGTCTGGCACTCTTTGCGATGGCGTTTTGGATCTACGGAAGGTGGGCAGCACCGCACCGCCGGGCTAAGGTCCGGCGAAGTGCAATCATGGCAGGGCTTGCGCTCATGGTTTTGTCAGTCTGGATCGGTCATCCCCGGGTGCAAAAGGAATTTTGGGAACCCTGGTCTCCAGAGCGCGTCGAGCAGTATGTGCGGGAAGGCAGAACGGTTTATGTCGATTTCACCGCGCGCTGGTGTGCCACCTGCCAAGTGAACAAGCGCGTGGTGTTTGGTTCCCAGGAAGTGATCGACGCCTTTGAGCGAAACAACATTGTCGCCCTCAAGGCAGACTGGACCAACCGCGATCCTCGCATCACCGAACGCCTGCATCAGCTGGGCAAAGCCGCCGTTCCCGTCAACCTGGTCTATAAAAATGGGGAGAATGAACCTATCATCCTCCCCGAAGTTCTTACCCCGGGCATCGTGCTCGAGGCATTGAATTCCAACTGA
- a CDS encoding HPr family phosphocarrier protein, whose product MLNVWIAERIDVSFILISFRFPFVYVPMESQSGNQLSRTVTVKNKMGIHARPAAMIVRIANKYPGDVWVIKDTEQVNGKSIMGLMMLAAGNGSKLEFQIEDPNGDEFLNEVEELFDRKFDEV is encoded by the coding sequence TTGCTTAACGTTTGGATAGCCGAAAGGATTGACGTTAGTTTTATTTTGATCTCTTTCAGATTTCCCTTTGTATATGTGCCTATGGAGTCCCAGTCAGGAAATCAGCTCAGCAGAACGGTTACCGTGAAGAATAAAATGGGTATACACGCCCGTCCGGCTGCAATGATTGTGCGGATTGCGAACAAATATCCAGGAGATGTCTGGGTGATCAAGGACACGGAGCAGGTGAATGGTAAGAGCATCATGGGCTTGATGATGCTGGCTGCTGGCAACGGCTCGAAGCTTGAGTTTCAAATCGAAGATCCAAACGGAGATGAATTTTTGAATGAAGTGGAGGAGCTTTTTGACCGCAAATTTGATGAGGTCTGA
- a CDS encoding UDP-glucuronic acid decarboxylase family protein: MRILVTGGAGFLGSHLCERLLSEGHDVVCLDNLFTGSKSNIRHLLDNHLFEWMRHDVVDPFKCEVDQIYNLACPASPVHYQYNAIKTVKTSVMGAINCLGLAKRTGARIFQASTSEVYGDPDVHPQSESYRGNVNPIGLRACYDEGKRCAETLFFDYHRQNDVDIRVIRIFNTYGPRMMINDGRVVSNFIVQALKGNPITIYGDGQQTRSFCYVSDLIEGFVRMMAQDEVVGPVNLGNPNEFTMLELAELVLKLTGGKSKLEFCPLPMDDPKQRRPDITLASKHLDWQPTVELEEGLARTIDYFRSVI, encoded by the coding sequence ATGCGTATCTTAGTCACCGGCGGTGCCGGATTTCTTGGCAGTCATCTCTGCGAGCGCCTGCTCAGTGAAGGCCATGATGTGGTGTGTCTCGATAATCTGTTCACCGGCAGCAAGTCGAACATTCGGCATTTGCTGGATAATCATCTTTTCGAGTGGATGCGCCATGATGTGGTGGATCCCTTCAAGTGCGAGGTGGATCAAATTTACAATCTCGCCTGCCCTGCTTCTCCGGTGCACTATCAGTATAATGCGATCAAAACCGTCAAGACGTCGGTGATGGGAGCAATCAATTGCCTCGGTTTGGCCAAGCGCACGGGAGCGCGGATTTTTCAGGCATCGACGTCGGAAGTGTATGGTGACCCCGATGTACACCCACAGTCGGAATCCTATCGCGGAAATGTGAATCCCATTGGGCTGCGGGCTTGTTATGATGAAGGAAAGCGCTGTGCGGAAACGCTGTTCTTTGATTACCACCGTCAGAATGACGTGGACATTCGGGTGATCCGGATCTTCAACACCTACGGCCCGCGCATGATGATCAATGACGGTCGGGTGGTGTCCAATTTTATCGTGCAGGCACTGAAAGGAAATCCGATCACGATCTATGGTGATGGGCAGCAGACCCGGTCCTTCTGTTATGTCAGCGACCTGATCGAGGGATTTGTGCGCATGATGGCTCAGGATGAGGTCGTCGGGCCGGTGAATCTGGGAAACCCAAACGAGTTTACCATGCTGGAACTTGCTGAATTGGTGCTCAAACTCACAGGCGGGAAGTCGAAGCTCGAATTCTGTCCGCTGCCAATGGACGACCCCAAGCAACGACGCCCCGATATCACCCTGGCGAGTAAACACCTCGACTGGCAGCCGACTGTGGAGCTGGAGGAGGGACTGGCACGCACCATCGACTACTTTCGCTCCGTAATCTGA
- the secA gene encoding preprotein translocase subunit SecA, which yields MLSFIFKRFAGSHYRRFLKRSRPVVETINAIEAQYQSLTDDQLRAKTDEFRTRFANGETLDDLLPEAFAAVKNAARRLCGSKILVCDQELDWNMVHYDVQLIGGMALHHRFISEMATGEGKTLVATAPLYLNSISGKNCQLVTVNDYLARRDSEWMGHLYEKLGVSVGCIQNGMRPDERRDAYGRDITYGTASEFGFDYLRDNGMATRKEDQVQRDHFFCIIDEADSILIDEARTPLIISGPMEDDHPLPFHEYKPGVSELVRKQNRLCNEFASRAKELLDIPESEREAQHQSLIKEIEKRNKEHQKAGRPLEPYPEYEDPYQLLVMVKWGMPKNKQLLRLMEVPEVRKAFESTELNLNGDVQKQLRYQLKERLYFNIDERNHQADLTEMGRVELQPNEPDAFVLPDLPSEYMEIDARKDLATKEKEQERAKAQERFSRRSEGIHTISQLLRAYSLYERDVEYVVQEGKVMIVDENTGRIMAGRRWSDGLHQAVEAKEGVTIEKETKTYATITIQNYFRLYERLAGMTGTAETEASEFFEIYKLNVMVIPTHKVCVRIDENDVVYKSRRAKYNAVVEDIEAAHAKGQPVLVGTASVESSELLSRMLKRSKIKHNVLNAKYHQQEAEIVAGAGARAAVTIATNMAGRGTDIKLGEGVAELGGLLVLGTERHESRRIDRQLRGRCARQGDPGRTKFFVSFEDPLMRLFANQGQLSKVLDKTMAEDEEMNHPILDWSIENAQKKFEQHNFSIRKRLLQYDDVLNNQREVVYGIRNDAIHSEDPSEILFELVEEELQERANDALQSTRKSEQDNAAVESFLSWVNQHFPIGLKPEQLKEHSIEGLSGVALERIREAYNDRRRFEDEQELKMLTRYVIIRAVDKLWRDHLTDMNDLRQSVSLRGYAQKDPLNEYKTEAFVYFEEMMTNVRTEVCSSIFRTATNVQAFQNMLSRLSSKVQAQGPSDGPSGQAALLQQRQAAGQASPSAPKVSTNRPQAPAKPVTVTRTVPKVGRNDPCPCGCGKKLKKCQSM from the coding sequence ATGTTGTCATTTATTTTCAAACGCTTCGCAGGCAGTCACTACCGTCGTTTTCTCAAACGATCCCGTCCGGTGGTGGAAACCATCAATGCAATCGAAGCGCAGTACCAATCCTTGACCGATGATCAACTTCGGGCCAAGACCGATGAATTTCGCACCCGTTTCGCCAATGGCGAGACTCTCGACGACCTGTTGCCCGAAGCATTTGCGGCAGTGAAAAATGCAGCACGCAGGCTCTGTGGCTCAAAGATCCTTGTGTGTGACCAGGAACTCGACTGGAACATGGTGCACTACGATGTGCAGCTCATCGGAGGCATGGCCCTGCACCACCGCTTCATTTCTGAAATGGCAACGGGAGAGGGAAAAACGCTGGTCGCGACGGCGCCGCTCTACCTCAACAGTATCTCCGGGAAAAATTGCCAGCTGGTTACCGTGAACGACTATCTGGCTCGCCGAGACTCCGAATGGATGGGACACCTCTACGAAAAACTAGGGGTATCGGTGGGGTGTATCCAGAACGGAATGCGTCCGGATGAGCGCCGGGATGCCTATGGGCGGGACATTACCTACGGCACGGCATCGGAGTTTGGTTTTGACTACCTCAGGGACAATGGCATGGCCACCCGCAAGGAAGATCAGGTGCAGCGGGATCATTTTTTCTGTATCATCGACGAAGCGGACTCCATCCTGATCGATGAGGCGCGCACGCCGCTCATCATTTCGGGTCCGATGGAAGACGATCACCCGCTTCCGTTCCATGAGTACAAGCCCGGTGTTTCCGAGCTGGTCCGCAAGCAGAATCGATTGTGCAATGAGTTTGCCAGTCGCGCAAAGGAACTGCTTGATATTCCAGAATCCGAGCGTGAGGCCCAGCATCAGTCCCTCATCAAGGAAATTGAGAAACGCAACAAGGAACATCAGAAGGCAGGGCGACCGCTGGAACCCTATCCGGAGTACGAAGATCCCTATCAACTCCTGGTCATGGTCAAGTGGGGCATGCCCAAGAATAAACAGTTACTGCGTTTGATGGAGGTTCCTGAAGTGCGCAAGGCATTTGAGTCCACCGAACTCAACCTCAACGGAGATGTTCAGAAACAGCTTCGCTACCAGCTGAAGGAACGCCTCTATTTCAACATTGACGAACGAAACCACCAGGCAGACCTCACGGAAATGGGTCGGGTGGAACTGCAGCCCAATGAGCCGGATGCGTTTGTGCTTCCCGATCTTCCCAGCGAATACATGGAGATTGATGCGCGCAAGGATCTCGCTACCAAAGAAAAGGAACAGGAGCGTGCGAAAGCACAGGAGCGTTTCTCCCGTCGCAGCGAGGGCATCCATACGATCAGCCAGTTGCTGCGTGCCTACAGTCTTTACGAGCGCGATGTGGAGTATGTGGTGCAGGAAGGCAAGGTGATGATCGTCGACGAGAATACCGGGCGCATCATGGCAGGTCGCCGGTGGAGCGATGGCCTGCACCAGGCGGTTGAAGCCAAAGAGGGTGTCACCATCGAGAAGGAGACCAAAACCTACGCGACCATTACGATTCAGAACTATTTCCGCCTGTATGAAAGACTGGCGGGAATGACCGGAACTGCGGAAACAGAGGCCTCCGAATTTTTTGAGATCTATAAGCTCAATGTGATGGTGATCCCCACGCATAAGGTTTGCGTGCGAATTGACGAAAATGACGTGGTTTATAAGTCGCGCCGTGCAAAATACAATGCGGTGGTCGAGGACATTGAGGCTGCGCACGCAAAGGGACAACCTGTGCTCGTGGGAACGGCCTCGGTGGAATCGTCTGAGTTGCTCTCCCGCATGCTCAAGCGCTCCAAGATCAAACACAACGTACTCAACGCGAAATACCATCAGCAGGAGGCGGAAATTGTGGCAGGTGCAGGTGCACGCGCGGCCGTAACGATCGCCACCAACATGGCAGGTCGTGGTACCGACATTAAACTGGGTGAAGGGGTTGCCGAGTTGGGTGGATTGCTGGTGCTCGGCACCGAGCGCCACGAGTCCCGCCGCATCGACCGTCAGTTGCGGGGACGTTGTGCGCGTCAGGGTGACCCAGGGCGCACCAAGTTTTTTGTATCGTTTGAAGATCCGTTGATGCGGCTCTTTGCAAACCAGGGTCAGTTGTCCAAGGTGCTCGACAAGACGATGGCCGAGGATGAGGAAATGAACCATCCCATTCTGGACTGGTCCATCGAAAATGCGCAAAAGAAGTTCGAACAGCACAATTTTTCGATCCGCAAGCGCTTACTGCAGTACGATGACGTGCTCAACAATCAGCGTGAGGTGGTCTATGGGATTCGCAATGATGCGATTCACAGCGAGGATCCCAGCGAAATATTGTTTGAACTGGTAGAGGAAGAGCTGCAGGAGCGCGCAAATGATGCCCTGCAATCCACGCGGAAATCCGAGCAGGACAACGCTGCAGTCGAGAGTTTTCTCAGTTGGGTGAACCAGCATTTTCCGATTGGACTCAAACCGGAGCAACTCAAGGAGCATTCGATCGAAGGGCTTTCCGGTGTGGCACTCGAGCGAATCAGGGAGGCTTACAATGACCGGCGCCGCTTCGAGGATGAACAGGAGCTGAAAATGCTGACGCGGTATGTCATCATTCGGGCAGTTGACAAGTTGTGGAGGGACCACCTCACGGACATGAATGACCTTCGTCAGAGCGTATCTCTGCGCGGCTATGCGCAGAAGGATCCGCTCAATGAATACAAGACCGAAGCGTTTGTATATTTTGAGGAGATGATGACCAATGTACGCACGGAGGTTTGCTCGAGCATTTTCCGTACTGCGACCAATGTACAGGCGTTTCAAAACATGCTCAGCCGCCTGTCCTCAAAGGTACAGGCGCAGGGTCCGTCGGACGGACCCTCCGGTCAGGCAGCATTGTTGCAGCAGCGTCAGGCAGCGGGTCAGGCTTCTCCTTCGGCACCCAAGGTCAGTACCAATCGACCGCAGGCACCCGCCAAGCCCGTCACGGTCACACGCACCGTTCCCAAGGTCGGGCGCAACGATCCCTGTCCCTGTGGGTGTGGCAAAAAATTGAAGAAGTGCCAATCGATGTGA
- a CDS encoding glycosyltransferase family 4 protein encodes MDRIHILTHEFRPKRGGAGAVCEKIAETLTRTGREVTVWAPEYTGQANDFNPAYDVRVLRRLKGTRNLPCLLVTAREVAASRKTLRTAEIYLGEPGPIAVFMVLTLLLPRFWKRLVITLHGSEILRYQQSRWWGAPLFRRLARKADVIHVLSKHNEQVLLSWLPELKHKLVRGFGMSLPGEGLPTLARSALDAEHTVRMLCVARIHPRKGQRELLEAVQRLEPDVKRRLHICFVGQLVKDRYFREVSDLAYSCGAQVEFTGGLSDDELEKCYREADLFALTSVPFGTSVEGLGLVYLEASRFGIPILAHRIGGVEDVVRHGQNGYLCDPQDREALARHLDILIRNPLLRKQLGEQGRAMVQTHDWQSVVSRMFPSPR; translated from the coding sequence ATGGACCGAATCCACATACTGACGCATGAATTTCGCCCCAAGCGCGGCGGAGCGGGTGCAGTGTGCGAGAAAATCGCTGAAACGCTCACACGGACGGGACGCGAGGTCACCGTGTGGGCGCCGGAATACACCGGCCAGGCGAATGATTTTAATCCAGCTTATGATGTGCGGGTATTGCGTCGACTCAAGGGCACGCGCAATCTGCCGTGCCTGCTGGTCACCGCACGCGAGGTTGCGGCATCCCGAAAAACCCTGCGCACGGCGGAGATCTATTTGGGTGAACCGGGTCCCATCGCGGTCTTCATGGTGCTTACCCTGTTGCTTCCACGTTTCTGGAAACGGCTTGTGATCACTTTGCATGGCAGTGAAATTCTGCGGTATCAGCAATCACGCTGGTGGGGAGCTCCCCTGTTTCGGAGGTTGGCGCGCAAGGCAGATGTCATCCATGTGCTGTCAAAACACAACGAACAAGTGCTGCTGTCCTGGCTGCCGGAGTTGAAGCATAAGCTCGTTCGTGGGTTTGGCATGTCACTGCCGGGTGAGGGGCTTCCGACTCTTGCAAGATCCGCGCTGGATGCTGAACACACAGTGCGAATGCTCTGTGTCGCGCGCATCCATCCGCGCAAAGGTCAACGCGAGTTGCTCGAAGCTGTCCAGCGACTCGAACCCGATGTCAAGCGAAGGCTTCATATCTGCTTTGTCGGGCAGCTGGTAAAGGATCGTTATTTCAGGGAAGTATCCGATCTGGCGTACTCCTGTGGGGCGCAGGTTGAATTTACCGGAGGACTCTCTGATGACGAACTGGAGAAGTGCTACCGCGAAGCAGATCTGTTTGCACTCACCAGTGTACCCTTTGGCACGAGTGTGGAAGGACTCGGGCTGGTCTACCTTGAGGCGTCCCGTTTTGGAATACCGATCCTTGCTCACCGCATTGGAGGAGTGGAAGATGTGGTCAGACACGGGCAGAATGGATACCTGTGTGACCCACAGGATCGTGAGGCACTGGCACGGCATCTTGATATCCTGATTCGCAACCCACTCCTTCGGAAGCAGTTGGGCGAGCAGGGACGTGCGATGGTGCAGACCCATGACTGGCAGTCGGTGGTTTCACGCATGTTTCCCAGTCCCCGGTAG